The Penaeus monodon isolate SGIC_2016 chromosome 8, NSTDA_Pmon_1, whole genome shotgun sequence sequence TCAGGTGTTtcttcagctcatgtctgatTTATATACACTCTGCAGTTTCTTTGatgtatgcatttctgacgaagatataatcgaaaccggtcaaatacatctcttgtattgtgaagatatttattctcattcataccttttctacatttgtcaacatgaatacggtccatatatatatatatatatatatatatatatatatatatatatatatatatatatatatatatatatatatatatgtaaatgtgtgtgtatatatgtgtatatatatatatatatatatatatatatatatatatatatatatatatatatatatataagtgtgtatatatatatatatatatatatatatatatatatatatatataatagatagatagatagatagatagatagatagatagatagatagagagatagagagatagatagatatacataaacacacacacacatacgtttatatattatatatgtatgtatatacatatacatccacaaatacacatatctgtgtatatgtatgtatacatatgtgtgtgtgtgtgtgtgtgtgtgtgtgtgtgtgtgtgtgtgtgtgtgtgtgtgtgtgtgtgtgtgtgtgtgtgtgtgtgtgtgtgtgatgaaatgaATCTGGTTAACGCTCTGCTTTGTAGGTCGCGTCGTTAAAGCGTTACTGCGTACGGGAAACCAGAGGATAAATGCAAAAGACATGATTATTTCGTACTTTTCCTGTTCCGTTGGCCGACGTGGCAGGAGGATAAATCTTGTTTTAACTCTCGCCGCAGCATGATttagttttttctcttcctacctGTGCGTGGAtgttttcgtttattcatttcgCTTCCTGTTTCCGTGTGGATGTTTCATTTATTTCGCTTCCTGTTTCCGTGTggatgtttcatttttttgtttcgcTTTCTGTTTCCGTGTGGatggttcatttatatatatcacttccTCTTTCCGTGTGGATGTTTTCATGTGTGCATTTCTCTCCCTATTTTCGCGtgaacattttcattcatttatctgaCTTTCTGCTTCGTGTTGacgtttttatttatgtatttcatacATCTCTTCCTGCTTTCGTCTGTATATTCTGAGGTCCAtacaagggggtaggggaggtgtCTGAGCTCCTGCAAGCGCTCTGTTCATCAGATACGGGAGAGTAAAgtgttatttcagtatttttttttttgattgagctCTGGAGTTCTGATAGACTGTTCACATTATTGAATAAGGTACAggttaaaacaaatgaaaaaggtcACATTTATTTGTcactttatcataaatatatcacGAAGACTAAACGCGTCTCAGTGACTGCCAGCTCCCAGCTTATTGCACCTAGTATATGATAATAGCGTTGCATTGAGCAAAGTTGAATATCAGGGATTATATAGACACTTTAACAGCCATTAAGGGCTTAACGATGTTGCTGAACATACCATAATGTATACACTGATTTTACCCTTTCTTTGATGTCTTCATATAGAAACGTGTTAATTTTCTCCAccatttttttctgtcctcttttACATTATACCAAACCATAACATCTCCAACATCTGAGGGCTGGATATGCTTGGCCTTGTAACCCGTCCCGAGATGCGTGACGCCGGCATGCCTAGCCAAAATTCCGGTGATGTAAACATCGTCTACCCACAGGAAGGGCGCCGTCTGGGACGCTCTCAGAAGCCCCGACAGATGTCGAGTCGGCAGGACCCAGGCGGCGCCGCTGCAGAACACTGGGTACTCGTCATTGCGGAAATCGTCGTGGGAGACGGCCCACCGCCCCGAGCGCTGCGTCCGGCTCCATTCGCTGTTGCACAAAAACGCCTCCGTAGTCTCTGCTCGGAAATCTTGCAAGATGCCTTTCATCAAGAAAACGTCAATGAAAACATCGTCGTCTGCGTGCAGCGTCCAGGGAACCTGAGGGCAGTGGTGCTGTACCCAGGCAAGAGACGACAGCGCCTTCAGCGACAGCTGACGGTAATGATCCACGTAATCGCCCTAAAAATATTTGAGAACTTACATTGTTGGCAATGATAGTCTGTTTATTGAtagaagagaaaattaataattaagtataGTCGATGCATTTACTAGTTGCAGTATTTTGGCTGATAAGGTAATGattgaggaaagagaaaatgcttTCATGCATaacgataaaatatatatctccGTCTTAATCATATCGCTGATCTAAAGAAACGGTattttttcttgacaatttatcTTTTCTGCTGACCAAGCCGTGACCAACAAGAATACTCAAAGAGGCTCGCTCATTTAAATgtgatttaatgtatattttgaacGGTGAAAGGGActtcttttatatacacattataacttCAGTAATGTAAACTTTTTTTAACATCTCCAAAACCGCAAATATCCTATCTTCTTTAGCTGATCCCTTCCCCTAAGTGAGTACTTCAGACCTTTCCATTTCTACATAACATGCTGAGTgacattttcagaaaaaaaatcagaagcgtAGCTTACAATCTCTACGCTTTTGACAATGTCCTTAATTATGGCAACAGTGACAGACTTACCTGGAATCATGGTGCTACATTCTCACCTGGACGATGTCATGGTACCGCTGACTTTCCTCCTGAAcaatctgcctctccctctcgtccttggCTCGTCCCACCATGAACACGGCGGCGATGTCCACGCCGAGGCCAG is a genomic window containing:
- the LOC119575929 gene encoding beta-1,3-galactosyltransferase 5-like (The sequence of the model RefSeq protein was modified relative to this genomic sequence to represent the inferred CDS: added 261 bases not found in genome assembly), coding for MAFPIRRVLTLQGCRRGGHKTPFLVVCYVTTLFVVTSIISSSWPYTSGDQNNRVRVEDQKLRLISETQETFLDEIMSRNISFFTVRNHSLDMRDEDIGLRTGHSKNLESPVKVPDAFLIEEADFCRRRPRLQVIAYVHSAISRVQERQETRSTWANATASGLGVDIAAVFMVGRAKDERERQIVQEESQRYHDIVQGDYVDHYRQLSLKALSSLAWVQHHCPQVPWTLHADDDVFIDVFLMKGILQDFRAETTEAFLCNSEWSRTQRSGRWAVSHDDFRNDEYPVFCSGAAWVLPTRHLSGLLRASQTAPFLWVDDVYITGILARHAGVTHLGTGYKAKHIQPSDVGDVMVWYNVKEDRKKWWRKLTRFYMKTSKKG